From Actinoplanes oblitus, a single genomic window includes:
- a CDS encoding helix-turn-helix domain-containing protein, with amino-acid sequence MDELPIGRRVAYWRGRRKMSQQVFADRLGKSKSWVDKVERGVRRLDKFSVVYDIADVLQVDVQLLLGKEVERKPETQNCIDQVEVEEIRAALERYDQMSAFFQAVPQSPPLAEMHKAVSHAWLTYQHAKYGVLARALPKLLRDAQAADSAHANSEQAPKAAHLLGQVYQIASSALRKVGEHELSWLAADRSIAVSQRAGDQLLAGLASYRVGSALLALGRVRPSLEVNVNIANRLAPGPSRPEAEQLSVYGMLLLNGAMSASRIGDRATVRDLLSGAEQAARELGGDFNHYWTSFGPTNVQLHRCATAVELGDGRTAVETHERMEKAGFHAMLPERRAHHYLDIARGYTQIGDVEKAGEMLLEGDRLAPSEIRCRPLAHEVLSDVLRRTRGTPPAPIAELAEQMGVGV; translated from the coding sequence GTGGACGAGCTGCCGATCGGCCGCCGCGTCGCCTACTGGCGGGGCAGGCGCAAGATGTCTCAACAGGTCTTCGCGGACCGGTTGGGCAAGAGCAAGAGCTGGGTCGACAAGGTGGAGCGGGGGGTTCGCCGACTCGACAAGTTCTCCGTGGTCTACGACATCGCCGACGTGCTCCAGGTCGATGTCCAGCTGCTGCTGGGCAAGGAGGTGGAGCGCAAACCGGAGACGCAGAACTGTATCGACCAGGTGGAGGTCGAGGAGATTCGAGCGGCTCTGGAGCGATATGACCAGATGAGCGCGTTCTTCCAGGCGGTGCCGCAGTCACCACCGCTGGCGGAGATGCACAAAGCGGTCAGCCACGCCTGGCTGACCTATCAGCACGCGAAGTACGGCGTGCTGGCCCGCGCGCTGCCCAAGCTGCTGCGCGACGCCCAGGCGGCGGACAGCGCGCACGCCAACAGCGAGCAGGCGCCGAAGGCCGCGCACCTGCTCGGGCAGGTCTACCAGATCGCCTCCTCGGCGCTGCGGAAAGTGGGCGAGCACGAGCTCTCCTGGCTGGCCGCGGACCGATCGATAGCGGTCTCCCAGCGGGCCGGCGACCAGCTGCTGGCCGGGCTCGCCAGTTACCGGGTGGGCAGCGCCCTGCTCGCGCTCGGACGGGTGCGCCCGTCGCTCGAGGTCAACGTGAACATCGCGAACCGGCTCGCGCCCGGGCCGTCCCGGCCCGAGGCCGAGCAGCTCTCGGTGTACGGGATGCTGCTGCTCAACGGGGCGATGTCGGCCTCCCGGATCGGCGACAGAGCGACAGTGCGGGACCTGCTCAGCGGCGCCGAGCAGGCCGCCCGGGAGCTGGGCGGCGACTTCAACCACTACTGGACGTCCTTCGGGCCGACGAACGTCCAGCTGCACCGCTGTGCGACGGCGGTCGAGCTCGGCGACGGGCGGACCGCGGTGGAGACGCACGAGCGGATGGAGAAAGCCGGGTTCCACGCCATGCTGCCGGAGCGGCGGGCGCATCACTACCTGGACATCGCTCGCGGTTACACACAGATCGGCGACGTGGAGAAAGCCGGCGAGATGCTGCTGGAGGGCGACCGGCTCGCCCCCTCGGAGATCCGCTGCCGTCCGCTCGCCCACGAAGTCCTTTCCGACGTGCTCCGGCGTACCCGGGGCACGCCGCCGGCTCCGATCGCGGAGCTGGCCGAACAGATGGGAGTCGGCGTATGA
- a CDS encoding flavoprotein — protein MAGNPSPGVLYVLVCGSPMARDVGVLVSMAQRDGWEVCVITTPDGRKFVDVTALQTQTGHPVRTFYKSPGDPDVLPPADAMIVAPATVNTVNKWAAGITDTLVLGLLVEGYGYGVPTAVVPYTNKVMALHPALHESLAKLRDWGVHVLYGEDVCRLGGPGQTDRFRGQFPWRRALQAVSNPITAASRVEPGAVS, from the coding sequence ATGGCCGGTAACCCCTCACCCGGTGTGCTGTACGTCCTCGTGTGCGGCTCACCGATGGCCCGGGACGTCGGAGTCCTCGTCAGCATGGCCCAGCGGGACGGCTGGGAGGTGTGCGTGATCACGACCCCGGACGGTCGCAAGTTCGTCGACGTGACGGCTTTGCAGACCCAGACCGGACATCCGGTGCGTACCTTCTACAAGAGTCCCGGCGACCCGGACGTGCTGCCGCCGGCGGACGCCATGATCGTCGCGCCGGCCACCGTCAACACCGTCAACAAGTGGGCCGCCGGGATCACCGACACGCTGGTGCTCGGCCTGCTCGTGGAGGGGTACGGGTACGGCGTGCCGACCGCCGTCGTCCCGTACACCAACAAGGTGATGGCCCTGCACCCGGCCCTGCACGAGAGTCTGGCCAAGCTCCGCGACTGGGGCGTGCACGTGCTGTACGGCGAGGACGTGTGCCGGCTGGGCGGTCCGGGCCAGACCGACCGGTTCCGCGGGCAGTTCCCGTGGCGCCGTGCGCTCCAGGCGGTCAGCAACCCGATCACGGCGGCCAGCCGAGTCGAGCCTGGGGCGGTTTCCTAG
- a CDS encoding Nif3-like dinuclear metal center hexameric protein, whose amino-acid sequence MTGPVGTPAVRQVVDALDGRYPRHWAESWDRVGLVLGEFEHAVSRVLCVVDCVPETVDQALAIGADLIVAHHPLLLKPVSSLAPDTFKGRLVHRLIRAEVALYTAHTNADVANPGVSDALAARLGLTGLRPLAPAEGAAAGEGRGVGRIGDLPEPLTLADLTALAADRLPATAAGVRAAGDPDRVIRTLAVCGGAGDSFLAGAARAGVDAYLCADLRHHPVSEHLANDGPALLDAAHWATERPWLDEVASWLRTQFPVEVVVSDLDTDPWTVHVASVSKETHP is encoded by the coding sequence GTGACCGGGCCGGTCGGGACCCCGGCCGTTCGTCAGGTGGTCGACGCCCTCGACGGGCGGTACCCCCGGCACTGGGCGGAGTCCTGGGACCGGGTCGGCCTGGTGCTCGGCGAGTTCGAGCACGCCGTCTCCCGCGTGCTGTGCGTGGTGGACTGCGTGCCGGAGACCGTCGACCAGGCCCTCGCCATCGGCGCCGACCTGATCGTCGCCCACCACCCCCTGCTGCTGAAACCGGTGTCGTCGCTCGCCCCGGACACGTTCAAGGGCCGGCTCGTCCATCGGCTGATCCGGGCCGAGGTGGCGCTCTACACCGCGCACACCAACGCCGACGTGGCGAACCCCGGTGTCTCCGACGCGCTCGCCGCCCGGCTCGGCCTCACCGGGCTGCGCCCGCTCGCGCCGGCCGAGGGCGCGGCCGCCGGCGAGGGCCGCGGCGTGGGCCGCATCGGTGACCTTCCCGAGCCGCTCACCCTGGCCGATCTGACCGCCCTGGCCGCCGACCGGCTGCCGGCCACCGCCGCCGGGGTGCGCGCCGCCGGCGACCCGGATCGGGTGATTCGTACGCTCGCCGTCTGCGGTGGCGCGGGCGACTCCTTCCTGGCCGGCGCGGCCCGTGCCGGAGTGGACGCGTATCTTTGCGCGGACCTGCGGCACCATCCGGTGAGCGAGCACCTCGCGAACGACGGCCCGGCGTTGCTCGACGCCGCCCATTGGGCCACCGAGCGTCCCTGGCTCGACGAGGTGGCGTCCTGGCTGCGTACCCAGTTCCCCGTCGAAGTGGTGGTGTCCGACCTGGACACGGACCCCTGGACCGTTCATGTCGCTTCTGTGTCGAAGGAGACCCACCCGTGA
- a CDS encoding zinc ribbon domain-containing protein, which translates to MKAAPEAQRRLLDLQAVDTALAQLAHRRKSLPELAEIEAAAREISALEDERVRAQVAVDDLDRDISRFEKDIDQVRQRKAKDQKQLDAGGSLKQVEGLQHELATLNRRQSELEDAELELMEQRETAVAALAEVQERITAAVRRRADAERRRDETSAEIVKEQEFKAASRGPLANDLPADLVTLYDKIRTETGMGAALVYAGRCGACRIELYGADLNRVKSAPADEVVRCEECRRIMVRTSESGL; encoded by the coding sequence GTGAAGGCCGCCCCGGAAGCTCAGCGCCGCCTGCTCGACCTGCAGGCCGTCGACACCGCCCTGGCTCAGCTGGCACACCGCCGCAAGAGTCTGCCCGAGCTCGCCGAGATCGAGGCGGCGGCCCGGGAGATCTCCGCGCTGGAGGACGAGCGGGTCCGCGCCCAGGTCGCCGTCGACGACCTGGACCGGGACATCTCCCGGTTCGAGAAGGACATCGACCAGGTCCGGCAGCGCAAGGCGAAGGACCAGAAGCAGCTGGACGCGGGTGGTTCGCTGAAGCAGGTCGAGGGCTTGCAGCACGAGCTGGCCACGCTCAACCGGCGGCAGTCGGAGCTGGAGGACGCCGAGCTGGAGCTGATGGAGCAGCGGGAGACCGCGGTCGCGGCGCTGGCCGAGGTGCAGGAGCGGATCACCGCGGCGGTACGGCGGCGCGCCGACGCCGAGCGGCGGCGTGACGAGACGTCCGCCGAGATCGTCAAGGAGCAGGAGTTCAAGGCGGCTTCCCGCGGCCCGCTCGCCAACGACCTGCCGGCCGACCTGGTCACCCTGTACGACAAGATCCGCACTGAGACCGGGATGGGCGCGGCGCTGGTCTACGCCGGCCGCTGCGGCGCCTGCCGGATCGAGCTGTACGGCGCCGACCTCAACCGGGTGAAGTCCGCACCGGCCGACGAGGTGGTGCGCTGCGAGGAGTGCCGCCGGATCATGGTGCGGACGTCGGAGTCGGGCCTGTGA
- a CDS encoding bifunctional RNase H/acid phosphatase yields MSGDLRVVVEADGGSRGNPGPAGYGAVVKDAATGEVLLERFAALGTTTNNVAEYSGLIAGLRAAAELNATRVEVRMDSKLVVEQMSGRWQIKNPGLRPLAAEAAGLVATFESVTFGWIPRERNKDADALANRAMDGETESAPQRPEAPAAKSWAPPSLENATRLILVRHGATAMTAQGRYSGRGDVPLTDEGEAQAMAAAGRVAGLSRDVGAVLTSPLARCVRTAELIAAEVGGMPVTVLDDLIECDFGLWEGKTFAEVQEGWPREMAAWLESTSVAPPRGESFQAVAKRVRGAMAKIVQAYPGQVVVVVSHVSPIKLILRDALAAGDAFLHRLFLDAAGVSTMDIWPDGNIAVRSVNETAHLR; encoded by the coding sequence GTGAGCGGTGACCTGCGGGTTGTCGTCGAGGCGGACGGCGGCTCCCGGGGCAACCCCGGTCCGGCCGGGTACGGCGCCGTGGTGAAGGACGCGGCCACCGGCGAGGTGCTGCTGGAGCGGTTCGCCGCCCTCGGCACCACCACCAACAACGTCGCGGAGTACTCCGGCCTGATCGCCGGTCTGCGGGCCGCCGCCGAGCTGAACGCCACCCGGGTCGAGGTCCGGATGGACTCCAAGCTGGTGGTCGAGCAGATGTCCGGCCGCTGGCAGATCAAGAACCCGGGTCTGCGCCCGCTCGCCGCCGAGGCGGCCGGCCTGGTCGCCACGTTCGAGTCGGTCACTTTCGGCTGGATCCCACGGGAGCGCAACAAGGACGCCGACGCCCTGGCCAACCGGGCGATGGACGGCGAGACCGAGTCCGCGCCGCAGCGGCCGGAGGCGCCGGCGGCCAAATCCTGGGCCCCGCCGTCGCTGGAGAACGCCACCCGGCTGATCCTGGTCCGGCACGGCGCCACGGCGATGACCGCGCAGGGCCGGTACTCCGGTCGCGGCGACGTGCCGCTCACCGACGAGGGCGAGGCGCAGGCGATGGCCGCGGCCGGCCGGGTGGCCGGGCTGTCCCGGGACGTCGGCGCGGTGCTGACCTCGCCGCTGGCCCGTTGCGTACGGACCGCCGAGCTGATCGCCGCCGAGGTGGGCGGGATGCCGGTGACCGTGCTGGACGACCTGATCGAGTGCGACTTCGGGCTCTGGGAGGGCAAGACCTTCGCCGAGGTGCAGGAGGGCTGGCCGCGGGAGATGGCGGCCTGGCTGGAGTCGACGAGCGTGGCGCCGCCGCGGGGCGAGTCGTTCCAGGCGGTGGCCAAGCGGGTGCGCGGCGCGATGGCGAAGATCGTGCAGGCGTACCCCGGACAGGTCGTCGTGGTGGTCTCGCACGTGTCGCCGATCAAGCTGATCCTCCGCGACGCCCTGGCGGCCGGTGACGCGTTCCTGCACCGGCTGTTCCTGGACGCGGCGGGCGTATCCACCATGGACATCTGGCCGGACGGGAACATCGCGGTGCGGTCCGTGAACGAGACAGCCCATCTTCGATAG
- a CDS encoding glycoside hydrolase family 18 protein: MKGFTRSLVAVTAAVTAVVAGAPAPASASRDYVKVGYFTQWGIYGRDFQLAKVQNSGAAARLTHLNYAFGPVTAEGVCASADPWADWQTPFSDANSVDGVGDVAGQPIAGNLNQLAELKKKNPRLRVLISLGGWSGSAYFSDAALTDASRKKLVSSCVDLWIKGNLPGLTEGVAAGIFDGVDLDWEWPGSAGNAGNVIRPEDKQNFTLLAAEFRAQLDRLGKSNRRHYDLTAFLPAAPAKIDAGFEAAKIFKYLDFGTLQGYDYHGTWEARTNQQSALRVPAGAPDNPDFSVANTVDAWLAGGAPKRKLVVGLPYYGQGWTGVTGTGNGLFQPAAGPAPGVFAAGTEDYKTLKKLPAQGYAVHRDLRAGHAWLFDGNTFWTYDDPAVLLQKTLYIRSRGLGGAMMWSLDGDDENATLTKTVAVGLF; this comes from the coding sequence ATGAAGGGTTTCACCCGCAGTCTCGTCGCGGTCACCGCGGCCGTCACCGCCGTCGTGGCCGGCGCGCCCGCACCCGCCTCCGCTTCTCGTGATTACGTGAAAGTCGGATACTTCACCCAGTGGGGCATCTACGGCCGCGACTTCCAGCTGGCCAAGGTGCAGAACTCGGGCGCCGCAGCCCGTCTCACCCACCTCAACTACGCGTTCGGCCCGGTGACCGCGGAGGGCGTCTGCGCCTCCGCCGACCCGTGGGCCGACTGGCAGACCCCGTTCTCCGACGCGAACAGTGTGGACGGCGTCGGTGACGTGGCGGGCCAGCCGATCGCCGGCAACCTCAACCAGCTCGCCGAGCTCAAGAAGAAGAACCCGAGGCTGCGGGTGCTGATCTCGCTGGGCGGCTGGAGCGGCTCGGCGTACTTCTCGGACGCGGCGCTCACCGACGCCTCCCGCAAGAAGCTGGTGTCGTCCTGTGTCGACCTCTGGATCAAGGGCAACCTGCCCGGCCTGACCGAGGGCGTGGCGGCCGGCATCTTCGACGGCGTCGATCTGGACTGGGAGTGGCCCGGGTCGGCGGGTAACGCCGGCAATGTGATCCGGCCCGAGGACAAGCAGAACTTCACCCTGCTGGCCGCGGAGTTCCGGGCCCAGCTGGACCGGCTCGGCAAGAGCAACCGCAGGCACTACGACCTGACCGCGTTCCTGCCGGCCGCCCCGGCCAAGATCGATGCCGGCTTCGAGGCCGCCAAGATCTTCAAGTACCTGGACTTCGGCACCCTGCAGGGCTACGACTACCACGGCACCTGGGAGGCACGGACCAACCAGCAGTCGGCGCTGCGGGTGCCGGCCGGCGCGCCGGACAACCCGGACTTCTCCGTGGCGAACACGGTGGACGCCTGGCTGGCCGGCGGCGCGCCGAAGCGCAAGCTGGTGGTCGGCCTGCCGTACTACGGGCAGGGCTGGACCGGGGTCACCGGCACCGGCAACGGGCTGTTCCAGCCGGCCGCGGGCCCGGCGCCGGGCGTCTTCGCCGCCGGCACCGAGGACTACAAGACCCTCAAGAAACTGCCGGCACAGGGCTACGCCGTGCATCGGGACCTGCGGGCCGGTCACGCCTGGCTCTTCGACGGCAACACCTTCTGGACGTACGACGATCCGGCCGTACTGCTGCAGAAGACTCTCTACATCCGCAGCCGTGGTCTCGGTGGCGCGATGATGTGGTCG